In Streptomyces sp. NBC_00306, a single genomic region encodes these proteins:
- a CDS encoding pirin family protein, with amino-acid sequence MPAVTVENPLTLPRVSAPADAVPRPVLAVTTAPSGFEGEGFPVRRAFAGINYRYLDPFIMMDQMGEVEYAPGEPKGTPWHPHRGFETVTYLIDGTFIHQDSNGGGGTIQGGDTQWMTAGSGLLHIEAPPESLVMSGGLFHGLQLWVNLPAADKMMDPRYQDIRGGQVQLLSTPDGGALLRVIAGELDGHEGPGITHTPITMIHATVRPGAQLTLPWREEFNGLAYVLAGRGTVGTDRRPVRTGQTAVFGDGGSLTVRADETQDSNAPDLEIVLLGGRPIREPMAHYGPFVMNTQAELQQAVEDFQKGRLGTVPAVHGM; translated from the coding sequence ATGCCTGCAGTGACTGTCGAGAACCCGCTCACCCTGCCGCGCGTGTCCGCACCCGCGGACGCCGTGCCGCGGCCCGTCCTCGCGGTGACCACCGCGCCCAGCGGCTTCGAGGGGGAGGGTTTCCCGGTGCGCCGTGCGTTCGCCGGGATCAACTACCGCTACCTCGACCCGTTCATCATGATGGACCAGATGGGCGAGGTGGAGTACGCGCCGGGCGAGCCCAAGGGAACGCCCTGGCACCCGCACCGCGGCTTCGAGACCGTCACCTACCTGATTGACGGAACGTTCATCCACCAGGACAGCAACGGCGGCGGCGGAACCATCCAGGGCGGCGACACCCAGTGGATGACCGCGGGCTCCGGCCTGCTGCACATCGAGGCGCCGCCGGAGTCGCTCGTCATGTCCGGCGGGCTCTTCCACGGGCTCCAGCTCTGGGTGAACCTGCCCGCGGCCGACAAGATGATGGACCCCCGCTACCAGGACATCCGCGGCGGCCAGGTCCAGCTGCTCAGCACGCCCGACGGCGGTGCGCTGCTGCGCGTCATCGCGGGTGAGCTCGACGGTCACGAGGGCCCCGGCATCACGCACACGCCGATCACGATGATCCACGCGACGGTGCGTCCCGGCGCGCAGCTCACGCTGCCGTGGCGCGAGGAGTTCAACGGCCTCGCCTACGTCCTGGCCGGACGCGGCACGGTCGGCACCGACCGCAGGCCGGTCCGCACCGGGCAGACCGCGGTCTTCGGCGACGGCGGTTCGCTGACGGTGCGCGCGGACGAGACCCAGGACTCGAACGCTCCGGACCTGGAGATCGTGCTGCTGGGCGGCCGTCCGATCCGGGAGCCCATGGCGCACTACGGACCGTTCGTGATGAACACACAGGCCGAACTCCAGCAGGCCGTCGAGGACTTCCAGAAGGGCCGCCTCGGCACCGTCCCGGCCGTCCACGGGATGTAA
- a CDS encoding AI-2E family transporter produces MLTLLPEPVRRVTAWCVVALLVAGVGAVLIWLISTFQAAVTPVLLALLGTALLGPLHRRLIRMKMHRSLAAGLTCAAVVAVVGGAGYIVVSALIETGDQIVASVRQAARDLAGLLGAAGTSLDDLAANARELLGKFGSTAASGVISGLSVVAELIATAVLALLLIFFFLRDSHKAVGLVRSLVPGSSGDAAEAMGRRAFEAVAGFMRGTTFIALIDALCITVGLLILRVPGAMGLGALVFVGAYIPYLGAFLSGTVAVLVALADRGFVIALWVLGVVLAVQVLEGHVLQPVIQSRTVQMHPAVVMLAITAGAGVAGILGMLLAVPVTAAVFGVIGELRTRYAASGSGPAGGTSPDAGDS; encoded by the coding sequence GTGCTGACCCTTCTGCCCGAGCCCGTGCGGCGCGTCACCGCCTGGTGCGTGGTCGCGCTCCTCGTGGCGGGGGTCGGCGCGGTCCTCATCTGGCTGATCAGCACCTTCCAGGCCGCCGTCACCCCGGTCCTGCTCGCCCTGCTCGGAACGGCCCTGCTGGGGCCGCTGCACCGGCGGCTCATCCGGATGAAGATGCACCGTTCGCTGGCCGCCGGGCTGACGTGTGCCGCCGTGGTCGCCGTCGTCGGCGGCGCCGGGTACATCGTCGTCAGCGCGCTGATCGAGACCGGCGACCAGATCGTGGCCTCGGTGCGGCAGGCGGCCAGGGACCTGGCGGGCCTTCTGGGGGCCGCCGGGACATCGCTCGACGATCTCGCCGCCAACGCCCGGGAGCTGCTGGGGAAGTTCGGCAGCACCGCCGCGTCCGGCGTCATCAGCGGACTGAGCGTGGTGGCCGAACTGATCGCCACCGCCGTCCTCGCCCTGCTGCTGATCTTCTTCTTTCTGCGGGACTCCCACAAGGCCGTCGGACTGGTGCGCTCCCTGGTGCCCGGATCGAGCGGAGACGCCGCCGAGGCCATGGGGCGGCGGGCCTTCGAGGCCGTCGCGGGCTTCATGCGGGGCACCACGTTCATCGCGCTGATCGACGCGCTGTGCATCACCGTCGGACTGCTGATCCTGCGGGTGCCGGGAGCGATGGGCCTCGGCGCCCTCGTCTTCGTCGGGGCCTACATCCCGTACCTCGGGGCCTTCCTCTCCGGCACGGTCGCCGTGCTCGTGGCGCTCGCCGACCGCGGTTTCGTGATCGCGCTGTGGGTGCTCGGGGTGGTGCTGGCCGTCCAGGTGCTGGAGGGCCATGTGCTCCAGCCCGTGATCCAGAGCCGTACGGTGCAGATGCACCCGGCCGTCGTCATGCTGGCGATCACCGCCGGAGCGGGCGTCGCCGGCATTCTCGGGATGCTGCTCGCCGTGCCTGTCACGGCCGCCGTGTTCGGGGTGATCGGCGAGCTGCGCACCCGCTACGCGGCGTCGGGCTCCGGCCCGGCGGGCGGCACCTCGCCGGACGCCGGGGACTCGTAG
- a CDS encoding ATP-binding SpoIIE family protein phosphatase, which translates to MRTEDVLAAIATGLWRWDNASGTVTLDAGAARLLELPAESGTYPEGTVRSRFHPVDWNEINGVVSLAIAEGTLAEGRLRIVDEAGRVLRTVRSRSRPIAQEGGYLLIGMLQEVAEPTEGTAAQTAITGDWRRSREAFLLDAGRALAEARSTAEVLRVAASLSMPGFSPDGLAVFGVTGDRLTIIGHHGHQADDDHPFLDMSVDTDYPAAEVVRTGRAAYLPTPAEYRRRYPTTWPLAERFGRQSWAFLPLIVAGRTIGAWMAAFKHRVAFTPDERSVLTTVARMLAQALARAGVADSERELSLGLQRSMMPVLGPAIPGMSVAARYVPTGGGLQVGGDWYDMIPLPSGRMALVIGDVQGHDVRAAGLMGQLRIALRAYASEGHRPDAVLSRASRFLHGITDTYDEEDHSSPRFATCLYLEADPSTGRIEIARAGHPEPAVRMADGTVLMRPTDGGLPLGIDPDTYYPTTSFTLQAGETMMICTDGLIETGGHDLDTGWARLRTVLESDGSGSLEELADQLVQAVHGPGSHYTTGPLADRREDDIAVLLISRDGSPDREAARRTAMSVAQAEPERIAVARRQLREMLHDWADAEQVDSAVLMVSEMVTNVLVHTDGNALLLAEVVGRDSTRRLRVEVTDSSDELPHKRRPGELASSGRGLLLMEMLADAWGVDPRGEGKSIWFELYESPASGEVPPAGPEPDAA; encoded by the coding sequence ATGCGCACCGAGGACGTCCTGGCCGCGATCGCGACCGGCCTGTGGCGGTGGGACAACGCATCCGGGACCGTCACCCTCGACGCGGGGGCCGCCCGGCTGCTCGAGCTGCCCGCCGAGTCCGGTACGTACCCCGAGGGCACCGTGCGCTCCCGGTTCCACCCCGTCGACTGGAACGAGATCAACGGCGTCGTCAGCCTCGCCATCGCCGAGGGGACGCTCGCCGAGGGCCGGCTGCGGATCGTCGACGAGGCCGGCCGGGTGCTCCGTACCGTCCGCAGCCGCTCCAGACCCATCGCCCAGGAGGGCGGCTACCTGCTGATCGGCATGCTCCAGGAGGTCGCGGAGCCGACGGAGGGCACCGCGGCGCAGACCGCCATCACCGGTGACTGGCGGCGCTCCCGCGAGGCGTTCCTGCTGGACGCGGGCCGCGCCCTGGCCGAGGCCCGCTCCACCGCGGAGGTCCTGCGGGTCGCCGCCTCCCTCTCGATGCCGGGATTCTCGCCGGACGGGCTCGCGGTCTTCGGTGTCACGGGGGACCGGCTCACGATCATCGGCCACCACGGGCACCAGGCGGACGACGACCACCCCTTCCTCGACATGTCGGTGGACACGGACTATCCGGCCGCCGAAGTGGTGCGCACCGGCCGGGCCGCGTATCTGCCCACCCCTGCGGAGTACCGCCGCCGTTACCCCACCACCTGGCCGCTCGCCGAGCGCTTCGGCCGCCAGTCCTGGGCCTTCCTGCCGCTGATCGTCGCCGGGCGCACGATCGGCGCCTGGATGGCGGCGTTCAAGCACCGGGTGGCCTTCACCCCCGACGAGCGGTCCGTGCTCACCACCGTCGCCCGCATGCTGGCGCAGGCGCTCGCCCGCGCGGGTGTCGCCGACTCGGAGCGCGAGCTGTCGCTGGGCCTCCAGCGCTCGATGATGCCGGTGCTCGGGCCCGCGATCCCCGGGATGTCGGTGGCCGCCCGGTACGTGCCCACCGGCGGCGGCCTCCAGGTCGGCGGCGACTGGTACGACATGATCCCCCTGCCGTCGGGCCGGATGGCGCTGGTGATCGGCGACGTCCAGGGCCACGACGTGCGCGCCGCGGGGCTGATGGGCCAGCTGCGGATCGCGCTGCGCGCCTACGCCTCCGAGGGGCACCGGCCGGACGCGGTGCTCTCCCGGGCCTCCCGCTTTCTGCACGGCATCACGGACACCTACGACGAGGAGGACCACTCCAGCCCGCGGTTCGCCACCTGCCTCTATCTGGAGGCCGATCCGTCGACCGGCCGCATCGAGATCGCCCGCGCCGGCCACCCGGAACCGGCCGTCAGGATGGCCGACGGCACGGTGCTGATGCGGCCCACCGACGGCGGGCTGCCGCTGGGCATCGATCCGGACACCTACTACCCGACGACCAGCTTCACGCTGCAGGCCGGCGAGACGATGATGATCTGCACCGACGGGCTCATCGAGACGGGCGGGCACGATCTGGACACCGGGTGGGCCCGGCTGCGCACGGTCCTGGAGAGCGACGGGTCCGGGTCGCTGGAGGAGCTCGCCGACCAGCTGGTCCAGGCGGTGCACGGCCCCGGCTCCCACTACACCACCGGCCCGCTCGCCGACCGGCGCGAGGACGACATCGCCGTCCTGCTGATCTCCCGCGACGGATCGCCCGACCGCGAGGCGGCGCGGCGCACCGCGATGAGCGTGGCCCAGGCGGAGCCCGAACGGATCGCGGTGGCCCGCAGGCAGTTGCGGGAGATGCTGCACGACTGGGCGGACGCGGAGCAGGTCGACTCCGCGGTGCTGATGGTCTCGGAGATGGTGACCAATGTGCTCGTCCACACGGACGGGAACGCCCTGCTGCTCGCGGAGGTCGTCGGCCGGGACAGCACCCGCCGGCTGCGGGTGGAGGTCACCGACTCCAGCGACGAACTCCCGCACAAGCGCCGCCCCGGCGAACTGGCCTCCTCCGGGCGGGGCCTGCTGTTGATGGAGATGCTCGCGGACGCGTGGGGGGTGGACCCGCGGGGCGAGGGGAAGTCGATCTGGTTCGAGCTCTACGAGTCCCCGGCGTCCGGCGAGGTGCCGCCCGCCGGGCCGGAGCCCGACGCCGCGTAG
- the aspS gene encoding aspartate--tRNA ligase yields the protein MHRYRSHTCGELRASDVGTDVRLSGWLHNRRDLGGILFIDLRDHYGITQLVARPGTPANEALSKLTKETVVRVDGKVSARGADNVNPDLPTGEVEIEVSEVEVLGAAQQIPFTINADDGVNEERRLEYRFLDLRRERMHRNIMLRSAVIASIRQKMVALGFNEMATPILTATSPEGARDFVVPSRLHPGRFYALPQAPQQFKQLLMVSGFDRYFQIAPCFRDEDARADRSPGEFYQLDLEMSFVEQEDVFQPIEKLMTELFEEFGGGRHVTSPFPRIPFRESMLKYGNDKPDLRAQLELVDITDVFAGSDFKAFAGKHVRALPVPDVAGQSRKFFDGLGEYAVEHGAKGLAWVRVGEDGSLSGPIAKFLTEDDVKVLTERLGLEAGHAVFFGAGDFDEVSKIMGAVRVEAAKRAGHFEENVFRFCWIVDFPMYEKDEETGKVDFSHNPFSMPQGGMKDLEEKDPLDILAWQYDIVCNGIELSSGAIRNHEPEVMLKAFEIAGYDRETVEHEFKGMLKAFRLGAPPHGGIAPGVDRIVMLLADEPNIRETIAFPLNGNAQDLMMGAPTELDESRLRELHLQIRKPAVKPGE from the coding sequence ATGCATCGGTACAGGTCCCACACCTGCGGCGAGCTCCGCGCCTCTGACGTCGGTACCGACGTCCGGCTGAGCGGCTGGCTGCACAATCGCCGAGACCTGGGTGGCATCCTCTTCATCGATCTGCGCGACCACTACGGCATCACGCAGCTCGTGGCCCGCCCCGGCACCCCGGCCAACGAGGCGCTGTCGAAGCTGACCAAGGAGACCGTCGTCCGTGTCGACGGCAAGGTCTCCGCGCGCGGTGCCGACAACGTCAACCCCGACCTGCCGACCGGTGAGGTCGAGATCGAGGTCTCCGAGGTCGAGGTGCTGGGCGCGGCCCAGCAGATCCCGTTCACGATCAACGCCGACGACGGTGTCAACGAGGAGCGGCGCCTGGAGTACCGCTTCCTCGACCTGCGCCGCGAGCGCATGCACCGCAACATCATGCTGCGCTCCGCCGTCATCGCCTCGATCCGCCAGAAGATGGTGGCCCTCGGCTTCAACGAGATGGCGACCCCGATCCTGACCGCGACCTCCCCCGAGGGCGCACGGGACTTCGTGGTGCCCTCCCGGCTGCACCCCGGCCGGTTCTACGCGCTGCCGCAGGCGCCGCAGCAGTTCAAGCAGCTGCTGATGGTCTCCGGCTTCGACCGCTACTTCCAGATCGCGCCCTGCTTCCGCGACGAGGACGCCCGCGCCGACCGCTCGCCCGGCGAGTTCTACCAGCTCGACCTGGAGATGAGCTTCGTCGAGCAGGAGGACGTCTTCCAGCCGATCGAGAAGCTGATGACCGAGCTCTTCGAGGAGTTCGGCGGCGGCCGGCACGTCACCTCGCCGTTCCCGCGCATCCCGTTCCGCGAGTCGATGCTCAAGTACGGCAACGACAAGCCCGACCTGCGCGCGCAGCTCGAACTGGTCGACATCACCGACGTCTTCGCGGGCTCCGACTTCAAGGCCTTCGCCGGCAAGCACGTGCGCGCCCTGCCGGTGCCGGACGTGGCCGGCCAGTCGCGGAAGTTCTTCGACGGCCTCGGCGAGTACGCGGTCGAGCACGGCGCCAAGGGCCTCGCCTGGGTCCGCGTGGGCGAGGACGGCTCGCTGTCCGGCCCGATCGCCAAGTTCCTCACCGAGGACGACGTCAAGGTCCTCACCGAGCGCCTCGGCCTGGAGGCCGGCCACGCCGTCTTCTTCGGCGCCGGCGACTTCGACGAGGTCTCCAAGATCATGGGCGCGGTCCGCGTCGAGGCCGCCAAGCGCGCCGGCCACTTCGAGGAGAACGTCTTCCGGTTCTGCTGGATCGTCGACTTCCCGATGTACGAGAAGGACGAGGAGACCGGCAAGGTCGACTTCTCCCACAACCCCTTCTCGATGCCGCAGGGCGGCATGAAGGACCTGGAGGAGAAGGACCCGCTCGACATCCTCGCCTGGCAGTACGACATCGTCTGCAACGGCATCGAGCTCTCCTCGGGCGCCATCCGGAACCACGAGCCCGAGGTCATGCTGAAGGCCTTCGAGATCGCCGGTTACGACCGCGAGACCGTGGAGCACGAGTTCAAGGGCATGCTGAAGGCCTTCCGCCTCGGCGCCCCGCCGCACGGCGGTATCGCCCCGGGTGTCGACCGCATCGTGATGCTGCTGGCCGACGAGCCCAACATCCGCGAGACGATCGCCTTCCCGCTCAACGGCAACGCCCAGGATCTGATGATGGGCGCGCCGACCGAGCTGGACGAGTCGCGGCTGCGCGAACTGCACCTCCAGATCCGCAAGCCGGCCGTCAAGCCCGGCGAGTAG
- a CDS encoding SigE family RNA polymerase sigma factor, with translation MGSESDDGDFEEFVAARGPRLLRMAWLLTGDAHLAEDLLQTVLAKVWPRWHRIAADHPEAYIRKALVHTHASWWRRRWRGEVPHGVVPDTAAQWDAYAGVDLEQSLAAAVRLLPVRQRAVVVLRYFEDLSVEETAATLGCAPGTVKSQSAKALRTLRALLPAAVVEGGERRARP, from the coding sequence ATGGGCTCCGAGAGCGACGACGGCGACTTCGAGGAATTCGTCGCCGCCCGCGGCCCGCGACTGCTGCGCATGGCCTGGCTGCTGACCGGCGACGCCCATCTCGCCGAGGACCTGCTGCAGACGGTGCTGGCCAAGGTGTGGCCGCGCTGGCACAGAATCGCGGCGGACCATCCGGAGGCGTACATACGCAAGGCGCTGGTGCACACCCATGCCTCCTGGTGGCGCCGGCGCTGGCGGGGCGAGGTGCCGCACGGGGTGGTCCCCGACACGGCCGCGCAGTGGGACGCGTACGCGGGGGTCGATCTGGAGCAGTCCCTGGCCGCGGCCGTACGCCTGCTGCCGGTGCGTCAGCGGGCGGTGGTGGTCCTGCGCTACTTCGAGGATCTGAGCGTCGAGGAGACCGCGGCCACGCTCGGCTGCGCCCCGGGCACCGTCAAGAGCCAGTCCGCGAAGGCCCTGCGGACCCTGCGGGCGCTGCTGCCCGCGGCCGTCGTGGAAGGCGGTGAGCGTCGTGCCCGACCGTGA
- a CDS encoding L,D-transpeptidase family protein, whose translation MKGPYMPLRTGVIPAVALAASLVLTGCGAGVTAGPPPSADTSAVTDTKGGRAGAAEPLSARPKEIPGIGPATRARIGTASRQALVVTGGARDANRAVATLYERDDTRGWEAVAGPWPAHNALRGWTEDHRQNDLRSPIGVFGLTDAGGRLPDPGTALPYDRGPAFTARGTNFDGEPLTGAFDYVVAINYNRKPGTTPLDWTRPLGSSKGGGIWIHVDHGGATQGCVSLPRGRMKELLKKLDPDRRPVVVMGPAESLAR comes from the coding sequence ATGAAAGGCCCGTACATGCCCCTGCGGACCGGAGTGATCCCGGCAGTGGCGCTCGCGGCCTCTCTGGTGCTCACCGGCTGTGGTGCGGGCGTCACCGCGGGGCCGCCGCCCTCCGCGGACACCTCCGCCGTCACGGACACCAAGGGCGGCCGAGCGGGGGCGGCCGAGCCGCTGAGCGCACGGCCGAAGGAGATACCCGGCATCGGACCGGCGACCCGCGCCCGGATCGGCACGGCCTCCCGCCAGGCACTCGTGGTCACCGGCGGCGCCCGCGACGCCAACCGCGCCGTCGCCACCCTCTACGAGCGCGACGACACCCGCGGCTGGGAGGCCGTCGCCGGTCCCTGGCCGGCACACAACGCGCTGCGCGGCTGGACCGAGGACCACCGCCAGAACGATCTGCGGTCACCGATCGGCGTCTTCGGCCTCACGGACGCGGGCGGCCGGCTGCCCGACCCGGGCACGGCGCTGCCCTACGACCGGGGGCCGGCGTTCACCGCGCGCGGCACGAACTTCGACGGTGAGCCGCTGACCGGGGCGTTCGACTATGTGGTGGCGATCAACTACAACCGCAAGCCCGGCACGACCCCGCTGGACTGGACCCGCCCGCTCGGCTCGTCCAAGGGCGGCGGGATCTGGATCCACGTGGACCACGGAGGCGCGACACAGGGGTGCGTGTCGCTTCCGCGCGGACGGATGAAGGAGCTCCTGAAGAAGCTCGACCCCGACCGGCGGCCGGTCGTGGTGATGGGACCCGCCGAGTCCCTGGCCCGCTGA
- the metG gene encoding methionine--tRNA ligase has protein sequence MAATGSEKQGAKAYYVTTPIYYVNDAPHLGHAYTTVAGDVLTRWHRQRGEKVWYLTGTDEHGQKIMRTAEANGVTPQEWCDKLVEEAWKPLWEHLNIANDDFIRTTEKRHTDRVQEFVQDLYDKGEIYKGGYEGPYCVGCEEYKLPGDLIDGEGEFAGQKLCSIHKTPVELLKEENYFFKLSEYGPKLLELYEADPGFIQPESARNEVMNFVKQGLQDLSISRSTFDWGVKVPWDDKHVIYVWIDALLNYATAVGYNENPAKFEETFPANVHLIGKDILRFHAIIWPAMLMAQGLPVPGKVACNGWLMVGGEKMSKSNLTGIKPQDLTSHFGVDAYRWYFLRAISFGQDGSFSWEDFTARYTSELANDYGNLASRVAAMVGKYFGGVLPEATASGDAEKAVQEGLARAVAEADRKIGDELDFQGGILSVFEFVKQVNGYITEQEPWKVAKDTSPEGQARLATILYTAAESLRAVAVLLNPVMPQTSQALWDSLGAEAGLGALADQRVQQAGEWGGLPVGATVTKGAVLFPRLEEKPA, from the coding sequence ATGGCGGCCACTGGATCCGAGAAGCAGGGGGCGAAGGCGTACTACGTCACGACCCCCATCTACTACGTCAACGACGCTCCTCACCTGGGCCACGCCTATACGACCGTCGCAGGCGACGTGCTCACCCGCTGGCACCGCCAGCGCGGTGAGAAGGTGTGGTACCTCACCGGCACGGACGAGCACGGTCAGAAGATCATGCGCACTGCCGAGGCGAACGGCGTCACGCCCCAGGAGTGGTGCGACAAGCTCGTGGAAGAGGCCTGGAAGCCTCTCTGGGAGCACCTGAACATCGCGAACGACGACTTCATCCGGACGACGGAGAAGCGGCACACGGACCGTGTGCAGGAGTTCGTGCAGGACCTGTACGACAAGGGCGAGATCTACAAGGGCGGCTACGAGGGCCCGTACTGCGTGGGCTGCGAGGAGTACAAGCTCCCCGGCGACCTGATCGACGGCGAGGGCGAGTTCGCCGGGCAGAAGCTCTGCTCGATCCACAAGACGCCGGTGGAGCTCCTCAAGGAGGAGAACTACTTCTTCAAGCTCAGCGAGTACGGTCCGAAGCTGCTGGAGCTCTACGAGGCCGACCCCGGCTTCATCCAGCCCGAGTCGGCCCGCAACGAAGTCATGAACTTCGTCAAGCAGGGCCTCCAGGACCTGTCGATCTCCCGGTCGACGTTCGACTGGGGCGTGAAGGTGCCGTGGGACGACAAGCACGTGATCTACGTGTGGATCGACGCGCTCCTCAACTATGCGACCGCCGTCGGCTACAACGAGAACCCGGCGAAGTTCGAGGAGACCTTCCCGGCGAACGTGCACCTGATCGGCAAGGACATCCTGCGGTTCCACGCGATCATCTGGCCCGCGATGCTGATGGCGCAGGGTCTGCCGGTGCCCGGCAAGGTCGCGTGCAACGGCTGGCTGATGGTCGGTGGCGAGAAGATGTCGAAGTCGAACCTGACCGGCATCAAGCCGCAGGACCTGACCTCGCACTTCGGCGTGGACGCGTACCGCTGGTACTTCCTGCGCGCGATCTCGTTCGGCCAGGACGGCTCGTTCTCCTGGGAGGACTTCACCGCCCGGTACACCAGTGAGCTCGCCAACGACTACGGCAACCTCGCGTCCCGGGTCGCGGCGATGGTCGGCAAGTACTTCGGCGGCGTGCTGCCGGAGGCCACGGCGTCCGGCGATGCCGAGAAGGCGGTCCAGGAGGGTCTGGCCCGGGCGGTCGCCGAGGCCGACCGCAAGATCGGTGACGAGCTGGACTTCCAGGGCGGCATCCTGTCGGTCTTCGAGTTCGTGAAGCAGGTCAACGGCTACATCACCGAGCAGGAGCCCTGGAAGGTCGCCAAGGACACCTCGCCCGAGGGCCAGGCACGTCTCGCGACGATCCTCTACACGGCGGCGGAGTCGCTGCGGGCGGTCGCCGTCCTGCTGAACCCGGTCATGCCTCAGACGTCGCAGGCGCTGTGGGACTCGCTGGGCGCGGAGGCCGGTCTCGGCGCTCTCGCGGACCAGCGTGTCCAGCAGGCGGGCGAGTGGGGCGGGCTGCCGGTCGGCGCGACGGTCACCAAGGGCGCGGTGCTGTTCCCGCGCCTGGAGGAGAAGCCGGCGTAA
- a CDS encoding response regulator transcription factor, with amino-acid sequence MRVLVAEDEQVLAELVATGLRRAGFAVDTVYTGDAALAYLGLHDYDVVVLDRDLPRVHGDQVARELVASAARTRILMLTAASSMEDRVEGLDLGADDYLGKPFEFPELVSRVRALRRRSARPVPPLLERQGVRLDTVRRTAERDGRDLDLSPKEFSVLQILLEADGAPVSAEELLERAWDAHADPFTGAVRVCMSKLRSKLGEPALIRTVQGVGYAL; translated from the coding sequence ATGCGGGTACTGGTCGCCGAGGACGAACAGGTTCTGGCAGAACTGGTCGCCACGGGGCTGCGGCGGGCCGGATTCGCCGTCGACACCGTCTACACCGGGGACGCGGCCCTCGCCTACCTCGGACTGCACGACTACGACGTCGTCGTCCTCGACCGCGACCTGCCGCGGGTGCACGGCGACCAGGTGGCCCGCGAACTGGTCGCCTCCGCCGCCCGCACCCGCATCCTGATGCTGACCGCGGCCTCGTCCATGGAGGACCGGGTGGAGGGGCTCGACCTCGGGGCGGACGACTATCTGGGCAAGCCCTTCGAGTTCCCCGAGCTGGTCTCCCGGGTCCGTGCGCTGCGCCGGCGCAGCGCACGGCCGGTGCCGCCGCTGCTGGAGCGCCAGGGCGTCCGGCTGGACACGGTCCGGCGCACGGCCGAGCGCGACGGCCGGGATCTCGACCTCTCACCGAAGGAGTTCTCGGTGCTCCAGATCCTGCTGGAGGCGGACGGGGCGCCGGTCTCGGCGGAGGAACTGCTGGAGCGGGCGTGGGACGCGCACGCCGATCCCTTCACCGGCGCGGTCCGGGTCTGTATGAGCAAGCTGCGGTCGAAGCTGGGGGAGCCCGCGCTGATCCGTACGGTCCAGGGTGTGGGGTACGCCCTGTGA
- a CDS encoding sensor histidine kinase: MSRDGLGPGSMIRTRIALVYGGVFLVLGACLLGIVNVLSRAGTHDKVTAIRARAVPELPVRDVRGATVVQLTESVQAEAGRQMLIWSVFALLATALCAVVVGWWTAGRVLRPVHAMTAKARTLSERALPEVPPGGGWGRIGASGPDDELKELGDTLDSLLARLEKAFDSQRRFIANASHELRTPLATQRTAIQVGLHADVTPEELAATKGVLLDSNRRSERLIEGLLVLARSERGLAEHEDVDLGEVVAEEAARYDVTARVAQGAVVRGNRLLLAQLVRNLVANAVDHNIPDGTVAVAVSGGVFTVVNTGPVVPAEEIAALFEPFRRGEGRDRMGPGAGLGLSIVRTIAQAHGGTVTAEPGPEGGLAVTVALPVD, encoded by the coding sequence GTGAGCCGCGACGGCCTGGGGCCCGGCTCGATGATCCGGACCCGGATCGCCCTCGTCTACGGAGGCGTCTTCCTGGTCCTCGGCGCCTGTCTGCTCGGCATCGTCAACGTCCTCTCGCGCGCCGGTACGCACGACAAGGTGACCGCCATCAGGGCACGCGCCGTACCGGAACTGCCGGTGCGGGACGTGCGGGGCGCGACCGTGGTGCAGCTGACCGAGAGCGTCCAGGCCGAGGCGGGGCGGCAGATGCTGATCTGGTCGGTGTTCGCCCTGCTGGCGACGGCGCTCTGCGCGGTCGTGGTGGGGTGGTGGACCGCCGGGCGGGTGCTGCGGCCCGTGCACGCCATGACGGCGAAGGCACGGACCCTCTCGGAGCGGGCGCTGCCGGAGGTCCCGCCGGGCGGGGGCTGGGGAAGGATCGGCGCGAGCGGCCCCGACGACGAGCTCAAGGAGCTCGGCGACACGCTGGACTCACTGCTGGCCCGGCTGGAGAAGGCGTTCGACAGTCAGCGGCGGTTCATCGCGAACGCCTCGCACGAGCTGCGTACGCCGCTGGCCACCCAGCGCACCGCGATCCAGGTGGGTCTGCACGCGGACGTCACCCCCGAGGAACTGGCCGCGACCAAAGGGGTGTTGCTCGACAGCAACCGGCGCAGCGAACGGCTCATCGAAGGGCTGCTGGTCCTGGCGCGCAGCGAACGGGGGCTGGCGGAACACGAGGACGTCGACCTCGGGGAGGTCGTCGCGGAGGAGGCCGCGCGGTACGACGTGACGGCGCGGGTGGCGCAGGGCGCGGTGGTGCGGGGGAACCGGCTGCTGCTGGCGCAGCTGGTGCGCAACCTGGTGGCGAACGCGGTCGACCACAACATCCCGGACGGCACGGTGGCGGTCGCGGTGTCGGGCGGTGTGTTCACCGTCGTCAACACCGGTCCGGTCGTCCCCGCGGAGGAGATCGCGGCGCTGTTCGAGCCGTTCCGGCGAGGGGAAGGGCGGGACCGGATGGGCCCCGGGGCGGGCCTGGGGCTCTCGATCGTCCGCACGATCGCGCAGGCGCACGGCGGCACGGTGACGGCCGAGCCGGGGCCCGAGGGCGGGCTGGCCGTCACCGTGGCGCTGCCTGTGGACTAG